The Solibacillus isronensis genome contains a region encoding:
- a CDS encoding aminotransferase yhxA, with protein MEKTKKLMAGVSATALTLSLAGCGTSNSSLPPKPTDQSCRDWDWSEEEGVWRCDESRSGYYGAYYYGGRYFNNRSALNSNSSYINYKNSDSFKAAKTSSGFGSGTKSFGG; from the coding sequence ATGGAGAAGACGAAGAAATTGATGGCCGGCGTTTCAGCAACTGCACTTACTTTAAGCTTGGCAGGCTGCGGTACTTCAAATAGCAGTTTACCGCCAAAGCCTACTGACCAAAGCTGCAGGGATTGGGACTGGTCGGAAGAAGAAGGCGTATGGCGATGTGACGAGAGCCGTTCAGGATATTACGGCGCCTACTATTATGGGGGTAGATATTTCAATAATAGATCTGCACTAAACAGTAACAGTAGCTACATAAATTATAAAAACAGCGATAGCTTTAAAGCCGCAAAAACAAGTTCGGGTTTTGGCAGTGGCACAAAAAGTTTCGGAGGATAG
- a CDS encoding DUF350 domain-containing protein, with amino-acid sequence MNGYLNFLSYLGVSLGLLIIGMVLFALSTPKIKEFQLIAQRNVSAAMLLGGKVVGLSIVLGAAAEYSISLMDMAIWGAIGIVAQVIVFFLAEVMTIRFSIQKAIEEDNRAVGTMLLSLSIAVGWIVAKCISY; translated from the coding sequence ATGAACGGGTATTTAAACTTTTTATCATATCTTGGTGTGTCTTTAGGTTTGTTAATAATCGGAATGGTGCTGTTTGCGCTCAGCACACCCAAGATTAAAGAATTTCAGTTAATTGCACAAAGGAATGTATCGGCCGCAATGCTACTAGGTGGTAAAGTAGTCGGACTGTCAATTGTATTAGGTGCAGCTGCCGAGTACTCGATTTCTTTAATGGATATGGCGATATGGGGAGCGATTGGAATTGTAGCACAAGTAATTGTATTTTTCCTTGCTGAAGTTATGACAATCCGATTCAGTATTCAAAAGGCGATCGAAGAAGATAATCGTGCAGTCGGAACAATGTTATTGTCGTTATCAATTGCGGTTGGGTGGATTGTAGCGAAATGCATATCTTATTAA
- a CDS encoding RNA helicase has protein sequence MKRLIYYVDKGNGHYEPFYEYTEKNVGLDEFYARQLCTYFIMRGTQYELVSNEMEEDMEVLVLKEMGRNLSGEDEKSFRERGIHIEFRKPNERENYHLLSRIPCDTHFEVIRYLLKDVVDIPSIGQMLVTSTEIDEDRGVYVIYVTEMKVS, from the coding sequence GTGAAGCGTTTAATTTACTATGTAGATAAGGGAAATGGCCATTATGAGCCGTTTTATGAATATACGGAAAAAAATGTAGGACTCGATGAGTTTTATGCAAGACAGCTGTGCACCTATTTTATTATGCGCGGGACACAGTATGAGCTCGTATCGAATGAAATGGAAGAAGATATGGAAGTCCTGGTTTTAAAGGAGATGGGCCGCAATTTATCCGGCGAGGATGAGAAAAGCTTTCGTGAACGGGGCATACATATAGAATTTAGAAAACCGAATGAACGTGAAAATTATCATCTGTTGTCGCGTATTCCTTGTGATACTCATTTTGAAGTGATCCGCTACTTATTGAAAGATGTAGTGGATATACCGTCCATTGGGCAAATGCTCGTTACATCTACAGAGATTGATGAAGATCGTGGTGTTTATGTAATTTACGTAACAGAGATGAAAGTGAGCTGA
- a CDS encoding glutathionylspermidine synthase family protein produces MTNSERSQFYAKIDQFWADLYDEEYALYDLYEITDEEVEKIRIATECAGKIYFKTAHLLRNIPDEALLEMGYPEETLSFLRMKTLEAESVIARFDFIAHNGGYKCIEMNADTPTFIKELFVVNEQICKEFGRENPNTEMEWLLKSNVRKSVAQSIFSPDAHIVFTAHDDNIEDYLTTLYIMQFVPGAKFTPLHQLRIQKGVGLFDEHGKRIDLLYRPTFPIENLIQDEDEAQNRIGLWLIELIELNLLTILNPPSAFLLQNKAVQAIIWGLHEERNVFFTSEEHEWIAEYFLPTYLEDTPFIEKGLRYVKKPVYGREGDTVEIYAEDGKLIKEDVQKTYNHYTKVYQQFIEQPKTIFRSEKGVQTGELLVGSFLISGNPAAIGLRVGGMITNNLSHYLPIGLNRE; encoded by the coding sequence ATGACGAACAGCGAGCGCAGCCAGTTTTATGCGAAGATTGACCAATTTTGGGCAGATTTATATGACGAGGAGTACGCCCTCTATGATCTTTATGAAATAACAGATGAAGAGGTCGAAAAGATCCGTATAGCTACAGAATGTGCCGGGAAAATCTATTTTAAGACAGCCCATTTATTACGTAATATTCCGGATGAAGCACTTCTTGAAATGGGGTATCCGGAAGAAACGCTTTCTTTTCTACGCATGAAAACACTGGAAGCAGAAAGTGTAATTGCCCGTTTTGATTTTATTGCACATAACGGCGGCTATAAATGTATTGAAATGAATGCTGATACACCTACCTTTATTAAGGAATTATTTGTTGTAAATGAACAAATTTGCAAAGAATTCGGTAGAGAAAATCCGAATACCGAAATGGAATGGCTGTTAAAAAGCAATGTGCGAAAAAGTGTTGCCCAAAGTATATTTTCCCCTGATGCACATATTGTATTTACCGCACATGATGACAATATAGAGGATTATCTTACTACGCTTTACATAATGCAATTTGTGCCCGGAGCAAAATTTACGCCTTTACATCAGTTGCGAATACAAAAAGGTGTGGGATTGTTTGATGAACACGGAAAGCGGATCGACTTACTGTACCGTCCGACATTTCCGATTGAAAATTTGATTCAGGACGAAGATGAAGCGCAGAATAGAATAGGATTGTGGTTAATAGAACTGATAGAGCTGAATTTGCTGACGATCCTAAACCCACCTTCTGCATTTTTACTGCAAAACAAAGCAGTACAGGCCATTATCTGGGGATTGCATGAAGAACGAAATGTATTTTTCACATCCGAAGAGCATGAATGGATTGCTGAATACTTTTTGCCGACGTATTTGGAAGACACCCCATTCATCGAAAAAGGTCTACGCTATGTAAAGAAACCGGTATATGGACGCGAAGGGGATACGGTGGAAATTTATGCTGAAGACGGAAAGCTTATAAAAGAAGATGTCCAAAAAACGTATAATCACTATACAAAAGTGTACCAGCAATTTATCGAGCAGCCGAAAACAATATTCCGAAGCGAAAAGGGAGTACAAACAGGAGAATTATTGGTTGGCAGTTTTTTAATAAGCGGAAATCCAGCCGCAATAGGGTTGCGTGTTGGCGGGATGATTACAAATAATTTATCGCATTATTTGCCGATCGGATTGAATAGAGAGTAG
- a CDS encoding sulfite exporter TauE/SafE family protein, whose product MENLLIEWLSVDGLILFAIGILASIVGVMFGAAGFVLLPSLLLVGIPIHATVAINKFATGISSFSTVIVLTKKKRVSLKKMVPFMLVAAMGGISGAFLATRLAEHTMNIVACTVLIVMFFFVIKKKKKEVGDEQPDIEKKTNLIVPFFISIYDGGLGTGSALLNITYFLKKHVGYVMAAEMTRFLMFASCTTAFLFYLFYGIVNWGVAVPVAVGSIVGSHIGLKIIPYLKGKWVEILLPIIFFLLIVQVISDLLF is encoded by the coding sequence ATGGAGAACTTATTAATAGAATGGTTATCAGTAGATGGGCTCATCTTATTCGCAATCGGCATACTTGCTTCCATTGTAGGGGTCATGTTTGGAGCTGCAGGATTCGTATTGCTTCCTTCCTTATTGTTAGTTGGCATACCGATTCATGCGACAGTCGCAATAAATAAATTTGCAACTGGCATATCTTCATTTTCTACTGTCATTGTTTTGACGAAGAAAAAAAGAGTATCATTGAAAAAAATGGTTCCTTTTATGCTCGTTGCTGCAATGGGCGGTATAAGCGGGGCGTTTTTAGCAACAAGATTAGCAGAACATACGATGAATATTGTTGCTTGTACTGTGTTAATCGTGATGTTCTTTTTTGTTATAAAAAAGAAGAAGAAGGAAGTTGGAGACGAACAGCCGGACATCGAAAAGAAAACTAATTTAATCGTGCCGTTTTTTATTAGTATTTATGATGGCGGGCTAGGAACAGGATCTGCACTGCTGAACATTACATATTTTCTGAAGAAACACGTCGGCTATGTAATGGCGGCAGAAATGACCCGTTTTTTAATGTTTGCAAGCTGTACAACTGCTTTTCTATTTTACTTATTTTATGGCATTGTTAATTGGGGAGTCGCCGTTCCAGTAGCTGTCGGATCGATTGTCGGCTCACATATTGGTCTGAAAATTATTCCTTATTTAAAAGGAAAATGGGTAGAGATTCTGCTGCCAATTATATTTTTCCTTTTAATTGTCCAAGTTATATCGGATTTACTATTTTAA
- a CDS encoding LysR family transcriptional regulator produces MNLHALRIFTNVAKLGSITEAAKFLHISQPAVTVQIRKLEREIGVKLIEGKGRGIQLTYEGEFLYEQGLRLFHLEEQIDEKFKNFLGKKENIKIASSYISTNYILPPIIAGYKSENPNIDMYVSLGNVQSVERLVLDYKVDFGFVVQSNIGHEDINFEKIMDIPFWFVVHPTHPLANKVVSIFELSEHDFIYRERGSSTLDLMEAIFYTHNCPLPRFGLQIEGVLESIKVVESGYGMAIAPACSVKEKLSQGSIARIFVDQVEISQSLFSCTRKVDKMEHPFIQYLKANLSDLEV; encoded by the coding sequence ATGAATTTACATGCGCTAAGAATTTTCACAAATGTTGCTAAGCTGGGCAGTATAACAGAAGCAGCGAAATTCCTACATATCAGTCAGCCTGCTGTTACTGTGCAAATACGTAAACTTGAAAGAGAAATCGGTGTTAAACTTATAGAAGGAAAAGGTAGAGGGATTCAGCTGACATATGAAGGCGAATTTCTTTATGAGCAAGGGTTACGGTTATTTCATCTGGAAGAACAGATTGATGAAAAGTTTAAAAACTTTTTGGGAAAGAAAGAGAATATAAAAATTGCTTCGTCCTATATTTCGACGAATTATATTTTACCGCCAATCATTGCAGGCTATAAATCGGAAAACCCAAATATTGATATGTATGTATCATTAGGAAATGTTCAATCTGTTGAGCGTCTTGTCCTCGATTATAAAGTCGATTTTGGTTTCGTTGTGCAAAGCAATATAGGTCATGAAGATATAAACTTTGAAAAAATAATGGATATCCCGTTTTGGTTTGTTGTCCATCCAACGCATCCTTTGGCAAATAAAGTAGTATCGATTTTTGAACTAAGTGAACATGATTTTATATATAGGGAACGAGGCAGTTCAACACTGGACTTGATGGAGGCTATTTTTTATACACATAATTGCCCGTTACCGAGGTTCGGCTTACAAATAGAAGGTGTACTGGAATCGATTAAAGTTGTCGAATCGGGGTATGGAATGGCTATTGCCCCAGCCTGCAGTGTAAAAGAAAAGCTATCGCAAGGCAGCATTGCACGCATTTTTGTAGATCAGGTGGAAATCAGCCAAAGCCTATTCAGTTGTACAAGAAAAGTGGATAAGATGGAACATCCTTTTATTCAATATTTGAAAGCGAACTTAAGCGATTTAGAAGTTTAA
- the psiE gene encoding phosphate-starvation-inducible protein PsiE, giving the protein MKFLSNPKPYKEIIPKVLQVILNIGLTVMALALCVMLIIEMVELLKFIFNGEKHEYKYFLAKILVFFLYFEFITMIVKYFKEDYHFPLRYFMYIGITAMLRLIIVEHDSAIDTLIFAGVILILIISYYIINITPRERPNRKA; this is encoded by the coding sequence ATGAAGTTTTTATCCAACCCTAAGCCTTATAAAGAAATCATTCCGAAAGTGCTGCAAGTGATTTTGAATATTGGTTTAACAGTAATGGCGTTGGCTCTTTGTGTTATGCTTATCATCGAAATGGTTGAGCTTTTAAAGTTCATATTTAACGGGGAAAAGCATGAATACAAATACTTTCTGGCAAAAATTTTAGTATTCTTCCTGTACTTCGAGTTTATCACGATGATTGTGAAGTATTTTAAAGAGGATTATCATTTCCCGCTTCGTTATTTTATGTATATCGGAATAACGGCAATGCTCCGACTCATTATTGTCGAACATGACTCCGCAATAGATACACTCATTTTTGCAGGAGTGATCCTGATCTTGATTATTAGTTACTACATTATCAATATTACACCGAGAGAGAGGCCGAATAGAAAAGCCTAA
- a CDS encoding S-layer homology domain-containing protein produces the protein MRKTIASISIALGLMFPVGINVNATTVHYKDVKESDNFYPSVQYLLNHKAISRTLPQFRPYENITRGQVASILAKVLDDRLKEIEYTEWYSGANFIDVPKTDQFYPYINKLDWNGIMRGYYVNNSSSSPRAFGINQPLTRGQFAGVIIKAYEIPLIKLQDYKDSGASPSDIFNGNDFTYPWGQEIATLQTIGILSGYDDGNFKPSTPIKRSQFANMLVKAANGELYFFNQNNLLNDFERLGISKDIAMEKIKTLTNNATVKYLASYRDIRYLNAVTMATMIYKEGDILFEDINVKMAVSKDANGKWQLAVEKIN, from the coding sequence GTGAGAAAAACGATTGCCTCTATTAGTATTGCACTGGGCTTGATGTTTCCGGTCGGGATAAACGTCAATGCAACGACTGTTCATTACAAAGACGTCAAAGAATCGGACAACTTTTATCCCTCTGTTCAGTATTTGTTAAATCATAAAGCAATTAGCCGGACATTGCCTCAATTTAGACCATATGAAAATATTACACGGGGTCAAGTGGCAAGTATACTTGCAAAAGTATTGGATGACCGCTTAAAAGAAATTGAGTATACGGAATGGTACAGTGGTGCGAACTTTATCGATGTGCCAAAAACGGATCAATTTTATCCTTACATTAATAAGCTGGACTGGAACGGGATTATGCGCGGATATTATGTGAATAATTCTTCTTCCTCTCCGAGAGCTTTCGGTATTAACCAGCCCTTAACGCGGGGACAATTTGCCGGCGTCATTATAAAAGCATATGAAATTCCATTAATTAAATTGCAAGATTACAAAGACAGTGGCGCTTCCCCATCTGATATATTTAACGGAAATGACTTTACGTATCCTTGGGGACAGGAAATCGCAACACTTCAAACAATCGGAATTTTAAGTGGTTACGACGACGGAAATTTCAAACCAAGTACACCGATTAAACGTTCTCAGTTTGCAAATATGCTTGTGAAAGCTGCAAATGGCGAACTGTATTTCTTTAACCAAAACAACCTGCTCAATGACTTTGAACGTCTAGGTATTTCTAAAGACATTGCAATGGAAAAAATCAAAACACTAACAAATAATGCAACTGTTAAATATTTAGCCTCCTATAGAGATATACGATATTTAAATGCTGTGACTATGGCTACGATGATCTATAAAGAAGGAGATATTTTGTTCGAAGATATTAACGTGAAAATGGCTGTTTCAAAAGATGCGAACGGAAAGTGGCAATTGGCTGTTGAGAAGATTAATTAA
- a CDS encoding DMT family transporter, whose product MKNSVLIGSILCFIAAVSWGAMFPVAHDAFKHIDPFYFTIFRYGAVTIILIALLLWKEGKRAFRMEGKGLQLWFFGTMAFTVYNLLIFWGEDLLGQSGVMTASIMESLMPMISIVISWMIFKHRPSLFTLLCVLLSFIGAVLVITKGDLQAFLGTTGQFIPSLFIFIAVVGWVIYTMGANEFSHWSALRYSTLSCLLGTVTALFVTLGATMFGTLSVPGVNDVVAVGPHLLFMIIFPGVIALLGWNIGVNYLSPLNALLFINFVPVTTLFISIVQGNAVTVFDIVGTVLIIIALLSNNMYVRMRDKKRTNHSMHSTWSEGVS is encoded by the coding sequence TTGAAAAACAGCGTTTTAATAGGTTCTATTCTTTGTTTTATAGCTGCAGTATCATGGGGCGCCATGTTTCCGGTAGCACATGATGCATTTAAACATATAGACCCTTTTTACTTTACGATTTTCAGATATGGCGCTGTGACGATCATTTTGATTGCACTGCTACTATGGAAAGAAGGAAAGAGAGCTTTCCGTATGGAAGGAAAAGGCCTGCAGCTTTGGTTTTTCGGTACGATGGCCTTTACTGTTTATAATTTGCTTATTTTCTGGGGCGAGGATTTACTCGGACAGTCCGGTGTTATGACAGCCTCTATAATGGAATCACTGATGCCGATGATTTCGATTGTCATCTCATGGATGATTTTTAAACACCGTCCATCGCTGTTTACATTACTATGTGTATTATTATCATTTATCGGTGCGGTATTAGTTATTACAAAAGGCGATCTTCAGGCATTTTTAGGCACGACAGGTCAGTTTATCCCTTCCCTTTTTATCTTTATCGCTGTCGTCGGATGGGTGATTTATACAATGGGTGCTAATGAGTTCAGTCATTGGTCTGCTTTGCGCTATTCTACATTGAGCTGTTTACTTGGAACGGTAACCGCATTATTCGTTACTTTAGGTGCGACAATGTTCGGCACTTTATCTGTGCCAGGTGTAAACGATGTAGTTGCAGTAGGTCCACACTTACTGTTTATGATTATTTTCCCCGGTGTCATTGCATTATTGGGCTGGAACATTGGCGTCAACTACTTGTCACCTTTGAATGCATTACTGTTCATCAATTTCGTTCCTGTCACAACACTATTCATTTCCATTGTTCAAGGGAATGCGGTAACGGTGTTTGATATTGTCGGAACAGTGTTGATTATCATTGCGCTTTTATCTAACAATATGTATGTACGAATGCGTGACAAGAAAAGAACCAATCATTCGATGCATTCTACATGGAGTGAAGGGGTTTCTTAA
- a CDS encoding LysR family transcriptional regulator, giving the protein MEFKDLEIFQLVAEKGTVTEVAKELNYVQSNITSRIQKLEVELNTPLFNRHRRGMTLTPEGKNLLSYSKKILLLTEEMKRAVLNKNEPIGKLEIGTVETVYHLPNILTSYMKSYQNVDLSLITGVTEKLEQKVLDYKLDGAFITASNIHPDLESYEVFDEELVLISNSPHLKLGELEGIPFLCFRKGCGYRARLETWYQDQNISPQKVMEFGTLETIIRSVSMGLGVSFVPKSAVAHLEQSGTIYCHSLPSEYSKVKTVFIRRADSYLTATIEKFIETIQHNRQIV; this is encoded by the coding sequence ATGGAATTTAAAGACTTGGAAATTTTTCAACTTGTTGCCGAGAAGGGAACTGTAACAGAAGTAGCGAAAGAGTTAAATTATGTCCAATCGAATATTACATCAAGAATACAAAAACTCGAAGTAGAATTGAACACGCCATTATTCAATCGACATCGACGAGGGATGACTTTGACGCCTGAAGGGAAAAACTTGCTATCTTATAGTAAAAAAATATTGTTATTGACGGAAGAAATGAAAAGAGCCGTCCTTAATAAAAATGAACCAATCGGGAAGCTTGAAATAGGTACGGTCGAAACGGTTTACCATTTACCAAACATATTAACTTCCTATATGAAGAGTTATCAAAATGTCGATTTGTCATTAATAACAGGGGTAACAGAGAAATTGGAGCAAAAAGTACTGGATTATAAATTGGATGGAGCGTTTATAACCGCATCGAATATTCATCCGGATCTTGAGTCATATGAAGTATTTGATGAAGAGCTTGTATTAATTTCAAACTCACCTCATCTGAAGTTGGGAGAATTAGAAGGCATCCCGTTCCTATGTTTCAGAAAAGGCTGCGGATACCGGGCACGTCTGGAAACATGGTACCAGGATCAAAATATCAGTCCTCAAAAAGTGATGGAGTTTGGTACACTGGAAACGATTATACGCAGTGTTTCAATGGGACTAGGGGTTTCATTTGTCCCAAAGTCAGCTGTTGCACATCTGGAGCAGAGCGGGACTATTTATTGTCACTCATTGCCAAGTGAGTATAGTAAAGTAAAGACGGTCTTTATTAGGAGAGCGGATTCCTATTTGACGGCAACGATTGAAAAGTTTATTGAAACAATTCAACATAATAGACAAATCGTATAA
- a CDS encoding helix-turn-helix domain-containing protein, whose product MSNQLSEFQISLKEIHYLSPKVNQGLELIFVVEGQITVETDSHFYELNELDLLVINRNELFQIKGNPDNYVLSLTISDAFIDRFYKNYRDNRFECYSKEVHMGREKMLNNLRKWLIKLIISYYRQDESHQIEFQKYLCDILLTLIRGFKKKGSSSEKLDTNDQRLMQIIDYLERNYDQPITLEEMARKSYLSTAYLSRYFKQKMNMGFSRYLMTIRLKHSVKDLLYTNDTVSQISMNNGFPNTKSFTTLFKENYGMTPHVYREKHPVEKKDSFKEYPLEDAEQPVHSPEILGKLGVILNTLDQSYKNTQSKFEELSLDITAPGNIPISRPKHMVIAHELKELQKENIRAQILMAKREIGVDFVGISNLLKGEAISAEIETDEIIPTSSQYFKTDIALEFLKQQNLALFVRIDYQELSMDEENYLRKLEHFLKHCLQLYGGSYLSAWHFLFYEPYNTIVAADELKRVYFRLYHLIKGIVPDIHVGMFLPFSFEKEKTSEAHIWLLKEAKFVDFIGYHSNQNDVVDFKELNDDRFFLTKDYLKEKTEKIKAYLKKNGIKKPLHVISWNTLSGNTRLTNGRFFRAALVLENILDISDEVESVGFWINTVVHESESDGQRIRIEGLELFHYFDGKRPAYFALMFAKRLNGKIVAQGPDYMMTKNERGYQLVLMNSKTVNPYYLIEETFLQMFNKDLFVKIKGMEPGEYQVRKYTFDREHGALYTNWIDLNSRYGLDMEVIDYINRSSYPQLEIFDEKIMSDWSFYSYLTVNAIHFFDIRKAVL is encoded by the coding sequence ATGAGTAACCAGCTATCTGAATTTCAAATTTCCTTAAAGGAGATTCATTATTTATCACCAAAAGTAAATCAGGGGCTTGAGTTAATATTTGTTGTTGAAGGGCAGATTACTGTCGAGACAGATAGCCATTTTTATGAATTAAATGAACTTGATTTATTGGTTATTAATCGAAACGAACTCTTTCAGATAAAGGGAAATCCTGATAATTATGTGCTCAGTCTAACAATTTCGGATGCATTTATCGACCGATTTTATAAAAATTACCGTGATAATCGCTTTGAATGCTACTCAAAGGAAGTGCATATGGGGCGCGAAAAAATGCTTAATAATCTTCGTAAGTGGCTTATTAAGTTAATTATTTCCTATTACCGTCAAGATGAAAGCCACCAAATTGAGTTTCAAAAATATTTATGTGATATCTTGCTTACGCTCATACGCGGCTTTAAGAAAAAAGGGAGCTCCTCAGAAAAATTGGATACAAATGATCAGCGGCTTATGCAAATTATCGATTACTTGGAAAGAAATTATGATCAGCCGATTACGTTGGAGGAAATGGCCCGAAAATCCTATTTGTCGACAGCTTATTTATCCCGTTATTTTAAACAAAAGATGAATATGGGGTTCAGTCGTTATTTAATGACAATCCGTCTAAAGCATAGTGTAAAAGATTTGCTCTATACGAATGATACGGTATCACAAATCTCGATGAATAATGGATTTCCCAACACGAAATCATTTACTACCCTTTTTAAAGAAAACTATGGGATGACACCGCATGTCTATCGGGAGAAACATCCTGTAGAAAAGAAGGATTCATTTAAAGAGTACCCGCTGGAAGATGCGGAACAGCCAGTACATTCCCCTGAAATTTTAGGCAAGTTAGGGGTTATTTTAAATACACTTGATCAATCGTATAAAAATACACAATCGAAATTTGAAGAATTGTCATTGGATATAACAGCACCTGGCAATATTCCTATTTCAAGGCCCAAACATATGGTTATTGCGCATGAGTTGAAGGAATTACAAAAGGAAAATATCCGTGCACAAATTTTAATGGCGAAAAGAGAAATCGGGGTAGATTTTGTAGGAATCAGTAATTTACTAAAGGGAGAAGCGATTTCAGCTGAGATTGAAACGGATGAAATTATCCCGACAAGTTCACAATATTTTAAAACCGATATTGCCCTGGAATTTTTAAAGCAGCAAAACTTGGCACTTTTCGTAAGAATTGATTATCAGGAATTATCGATGGATGAAGAAAATTATCTCAGAAAGCTGGAGCATTTTTTGAAGCATTGTCTGCAATTATATGGTGGTTCCTATTTAAGCGCCTGGCATTTTCTCTTTTATGAACCATACAATACTATCGTGGCAGCAGATGAGCTAAAACGGGTTTATTTTAGGTTATACCATTTGATAAAAGGCATTGTACCGGATATTCATGTCGGTATGTTTTTACCTTTTTCCTTTGAAAAGGAGAAGACAAGCGAAGCGCATATATGGCTGTTAAAAGAGGCGAAATTTGTAGATTTTATAGGGTATCATTCGAATCAAAATGATGTTGTAGATTTTAAAGAGTTGAACGATGACCGCTTTTTCCTGACAAAAGATTATTTGAAAGAAAAAACAGAAAAAATAAAAGCGTATTTAAAGAAGAATGGAATTAAAAAGCCGCTTCATGTCATTTCATGGAATACTCTTTCCGGAAATACACGCCTGACAAACGGCCGCTTTTTCCGCGCAGCATTAGTATTGGAAAATATACTGGACATATCAGATGAGGTGGAATCAGTAGGTTTTTGGATTAATACGGTTGTACATGAAAGTGAGAGTGACGGCCAACGTATCCGGATTGAAGGGCTAGAACTTTTCCATTATTTTGATGGAAAAAGACCGGCATATTTTGCATTAATGTTTGCAAAAAGGCTAAACGGTAAGATTGTTGCCCAAGGACCTGATTACATGATGACAAAAAATGAACGTGGGTATCAGTTAGTGCTCATGAACAGTAAAACCGTGAATCCTTATTATTTAATTGAGGAAACGTTTTTGCAAATGTTCAATAAGGACTTATTTGTGAAAATTAAAGGAATGGAGCCTGGCGAATATCAAGTGCGAAAATACACGTTTGACCGTGAGCATGGCGCACTTTATACAAATTGGATTGATTTGAATAGCCGCTATGGATTGGATATGGAAGTCATTGATTATATTAACAGGTCAAGCTATCCTCAACTTGAAATTTTTGATGAAAAAATTATGAGTGATTGGTCTTTTTATTCATACTTAACGGTGAATGCCATTCATTTTTTTGATATAAGAAAAGCTGTTTTATAA